A region of Myxococcus stipitatus DSM 14675 DNA encodes the following proteins:
- a CDS encoding WD40 repeat domain-containing protein: MPSFTLTSDNASRLMRLRQFGPRLTVPGFRGQSLAFDAQGRHLASMGRGAEGTLQWWELRDDSPRVLAHQVMQRGTHAGFLAGGDLLVSLTLQGALQSWSTVDGTLRHELRLNAIGLELGMALQGDLVLVTSPQGHAFLWNARRGARVRELENTSKPLQCCALSPDGRLAVAGTREPGSLPGVLRFWETTTGAALPTLDFDAHSVKAMAFEPSGQRLAVATSENQIHLIEVATRKRLRTLEGPSVGTHELSFSPDGSLLAVACAMAAFVVLRTEDGKKLFSHWDNNDMQASSALFSPDGRTLVWGQGDGTVGVWGMAPAHSVTP, from the coding sequence ATGCCTTCTTTCACGCTGACTTCCGACAACGCCTCACGACTGATGCGCCTGCGTCAGTTCGGGCCCCGCCTCACGGTGCCGGGCTTCCGAGGCCAATCCCTCGCATTCGATGCCCAGGGACGGCACCTCGCCTCCATGGGGCGTGGGGCGGAGGGGACACTTCAGTGGTGGGAGCTTCGGGATGACAGCCCCCGGGTCCTCGCGCATCAGGTCATGCAGCGAGGCACGCACGCGGGATTCCTCGCGGGAGGCGACCTGCTCGTCTCGCTGACGCTGCAAGGTGCGCTTCAGTCGTGGTCCACCGTGGACGGGACACTCCGACACGAGCTGCGGCTGAACGCGATAGGGCTGGAGCTCGGCATGGCCCTCCAGGGGGACCTCGTGCTCGTGACGAGCCCTCAGGGCCATGCCTTTCTCTGGAATGCACGCAGGGGAGCGCGGGTGCGGGAGCTCGAGAACACCTCCAAGCCCTTGCAGTGCTGTGCGCTGTCGCCCGATGGGCGGCTCGCGGTGGCCGGGACTCGGGAGCCCGGCAGCCTCCCGGGAGTGCTTCGCTTCTGGGAGACCACGACGGGCGCGGCGCTCCCGACCCTCGACTTCGACGCCCACTCCGTCAAGGCGATGGCGTTCGAGCCCTCCGGGCAACGACTCGCGGTGGCGACTTCCGAGAACCAGATTCATCTCATCGAAGTCGCCACCCGGAAGCGGCTGCGGACACTCGAGGGCCCCTCGGTAGGAACCCATGAACTGAGCTTCAGTCCGGACGGCTCGCTCCTCGCGGTCGCGTGCGCCATGGCGGCCTTCGTCGTCCTGCGCACCGAGGATGGCAAGAAGCTCTTCAGCCACTGGGACAACAATGACATGCAGGCCAGCTCCGCGCTGTTCTCACCGGACGGCCGCACCCTCGTGTGGGGACAAGGCGATGGGACCGTGGGTGTCTGGGGCATGGCCCCGGCGCACTCCGTCACTCCGTAG
- a CDS encoding RNA polymerase sigma factor — protein MNAVEQGGVEAMREEGDGVTRALVENHRQFLAFVERRVGNRATAEEILQSAFVKSLEKSGTLSDAEGAVTWFYRLLRNAMVDHYRRQQVEGRALEREAREAEEPSEDPELKQAVCACVGKLLPTLKPEYAEMVRQVDLEERAVPDVAREAGITPNNAGVRLHRARQALKKQLERSCGSCASHGCLNCSCKSHA, from the coding sequence ATGAACGCAGTGGAGCAGGGTGGCGTGGAGGCGATGCGGGAAGAGGGCGACGGGGTGACGCGGGCCCTGGTGGAGAATCACCGGCAGTTCCTCGCCTTCGTGGAGCGACGCGTGGGCAACCGCGCGACGGCGGAGGAGATCCTCCAGTCCGCCTTCGTGAAGTCGCTGGAGAAGAGCGGCACGCTGTCCGACGCGGAAGGCGCGGTGACGTGGTTCTACCGGCTGCTGCGCAACGCGATGGTGGACCACTACCGTCGCCAGCAGGTGGAGGGGCGCGCGCTGGAGCGTGAGGCTCGCGAGGCGGAGGAGCCGTCCGAGGACCCGGAGCTGAAGCAGGCCGTCTGCGCGTGCGTGGGCAAGCTCCTGCCCACCCTCAAGCCCGAGTACGCGGAGATGGTGCGCCAGGTGGACCTGGAGGAGCGCGCCGTGCCCGACGTGGCTCGCGAGGCGGGCATCACGCCCAACAACGCGGGGGTTCGGCTGCATCGCGCCCGGCAGGCCCTGAAGAAGCAACTGGAGCGAAGCTGTGGCTCCTGTGCGTCCCACGGCTGCTTGAACTGCTCCTGCAAGTCACACGCTTGA
- a CDS encoding GIY-YIG nuclease family protein, with translation METVSPSPEPLSLDECKVRASLLLKGLNSADSARATQAAERFRSLPALSRLSLGEVLARRDSLQRKHALAVIAHEQGHTSWSELKHACDARAVPRVDFELLLSRVGGLFLNRWFTSYDEAVASLRQDGGHLFPFREQFFICESPLLKVLGAEPSDADWERMGPNWLEPRDAQAHARLEQRLLRLCRETPLHPTRKPAMSSAESSSPTGSRARRADLKREYKENPPAMGVYAVRNLANGKVLVGASLNVPGMLNRIRFELTSGMPRVPALLADWNRYGESQFSFDVLDVLEPPEEPGADLKEELLVLEKLWLERLKPYGDAGYNEPPK, from the coding sequence ATGGAAACCGTCTCACCCTCCCCAGAACCGCTCTCCCTCGACGAGTGCAAGGTCCGCGCTTCGCTCCTGCTGAAGGGGCTGAACTCGGCCGACTCGGCGCGCGCCACGCAGGCGGCGGAGCGCTTCCGCTCACTGCCCGCCCTCTCCCGACTGTCCCTGGGCGAGGTGCTCGCGCGACGGGACTCCCTCCAGCGCAAGCACGCGCTCGCCGTCATCGCGCACGAGCAGGGGCACACCTCGTGGAGCGAGCTGAAGCACGCGTGCGACGCGCGAGCGGTGCCGCGCGTCGACTTCGAGCTGCTCCTCTCCCGCGTGGGCGGCCTCTTCCTCAACCGCTGGTTCACCTCGTACGACGAGGCCGTCGCCTCGCTGCGCCAGGATGGCGGCCACCTGTTCCCCTTCCGGGAGCAGTTCTTCATCTGCGAGTCCCCGCTCCTGAAGGTGCTGGGCGCGGAGCCGTCCGACGCGGACTGGGAGCGGATGGGGCCGAACTGGCTGGAGCCGCGGGATGCGCAGGCCCATGCCCGACTCGAGCAGCGCCTCTTGCGACTGTGCCGCGAGACCCCTCTTCACCCCACAAGGAAGCCCGCCATGTCCTCCGCCGAGTCCTCTTCACCCACTGGAAGTCGAGCGCGCCGCGCGGACCTGAAGCGCGAGTACAAGGAGAATCCCCCGGCCATGGGCGTGTACGCCGTGCGCAACCTCGCCAACGGCAAGGTGCTGGTGGGCGCGAGCCTCAACGTCCCGGGCATGCTCAACCGCATCCGCTTCGAGCTGACCAGCGGCATGCCTCGCGTCCCCGCGCTGCTGGCGGACTGGAACCGCTACGGCGAGAGCCAGTTCTCCTTCGACGTGCTGGATGTGCTGGAGCCGCCCGAGGAGCCGGGCGCGGACCTGAAGGAGGAACTTTTGGTGCTGGAGAAGCTGTGGCTGGAGCGCCTCAAGCCGTACGGTGACGCGGGCTACAACGAGCCCCCCAAGTAA